The genomic window aacgTTCTTGAATCAGTCTTGAACCAGTCTTGACTATATCAGCAAGTGTGATGAAGCTTCATCTCTATTTCCTTTGTGATGTGCAGCTGTTCAGTAGGCTTAAGGACACTTCAGAAATAGGTTTAGCTTGGGAATAAACCAGCTGGAAAAGTATCAAAGCATGTAGGACAAAAGTGTACTTGTTATGACACTTGCATTGAAGAATGTTTCTCCTCAAGTCCAATACAACTCATAGTTCAAAGAGTGTTGTTGCAATCTGATTGGCCTATGATATATGATCAGATATTTCAATTGGttgatcaataccataaaagatcATGAAAGATCAAACTCATAATCCTTTGCATGAATTATGACTAGGAAATCATATACTTAAAATTCCACCaaatgttgttgatcccaaaagagattatcttCTGTAAAGATTTGATCCATATTTCctttgtaaagtgcttatttgttttgtccaaagttgacttataaaatcagaaagcacttaatccaaaatgtgcttatattcaaaagtgcagtctgtctgttaagaatgttctcagatcattcttgaaacagtatctcaagattttcttaaagagagatcttcatgttgctgcaaaactttccacaattcctcttgatgttttgcacacattgttgcTTGTTCATTGAGTACTTTGAGATGCTTTTAGTGGAGGCGTGGGAGTACTCATCATGAGGATTATCATTTTCTAGCTTAGACAATGATTGAAACTTTTATGCCTTGTGGTGCATAAGCTACTTTGTAAATTCATGGAAAATCATTCTTAGATCATTCTTGTCTTGAGAAGCTAAGATGaaactttgagtaggttttgaagatcttcaacatatgcataatttccattgatgttaattgtagtagtaaatcctcaaagcatgtaACAAAACTCAATGTGAGCTTTGACATGATAACTTCAAATATGTTCTTTTGTAGCTCGTGATGCAAGTATTTCCATCAACTAtgatcttcatattcttccttgAATCTTTAATACTCATTGTGAACCTTGTGGTGATGAGAaagactattaaccatgaaacttgctttcttgtttgaatcttcaaatgaaacctcttatgattcaaacaacatcctttaaaaatcttcatgaagcttgtgatgcTATTGTTATGATCATCTGATGCTACTCcgattctttcattgtttgagtatataaaatgcacttgttgatgtgagtggcttctagcttgtccacttttgtcattacctatctttcaacaaaaactcaagtgcatacatcagtagatcaccattcataaaacttaacatttattccataaggtttgttgtcattaaaacactaaaatggattttgcctcaacaaaagtgatcggcccatcagaaagagaaagagaaccTATGCAGACAAGTCCCAACTCGAAGACACCCTACATTCCAGACGACGACAGAGCCAACAcacattattgttttttttttttttgacaaaccacGTTATTGGTTTTAAATTCTTAAAACTTGAGTATTTGTATAAATGGAGAGAATTTTCATTCATGTAAATATCCACTAACCAAGTTATTGAGCTCAAATAGTTAATAAATTTTCATGGGACGATTTGTTCGTGAAAACCTAAGTTCTATTTCTCATGGGAACAATTCTTgaccaaattttatttacctTAAAAATGTGGATATCCGCTCGAGTTAAGAAGTCTGACTTTcatggaaaaaaattgaattgagtGAGTTTGTGTTTAACTTCTCTCAGATTTTACCATACTGGAGCAAGATGAATAATGAAAATACTGATATACCCACTTTGAACTCTTCCTAAAACTTGCTATGGTTGtatcaaaatctttttttttcctttaactAAGTAaactttaaaacaaaaaactcttcgcgaaaaaaataaattacattcgtctatttttttttatggcctcaaacaaatcattttctttgttttttgttttaagaaaatatttttgtttaggaaaaaatataaaatgttttttttactcaataaaaaatgttgaaatagACTTTTTACTCTCTTtctcaataataaaaaaaaaaaccaaaatacaaTACAAGACCCTGATTAGGTATGAGATtgagattatattttttttacctcCGTCGAAGGATTGAGGCAGATACAAGGATACTCGAATCTCATCGGTTCGGCAATAGAGAAGGCAAACATTGTCTCATTCCCgtgtacaacatttattttatttgtgcaCCATAGAACTGACATGAATGAAAGTTAAATAaaattggcttaaatgcagttttaccgcttattttgaataaatcggaattttaccctccctattttataattttttggatttgccccccccaaaattctgcacaaaaatCTGCTTATGAgcctcaacttcaaagctttgcacataactcaattttgatcaattatTCACCAAAATGGtaccaaaatgaccgtaatcgagttatctatCCACAAAATCAAatcccactaaatttggagttacagagggagagtatttatcgATTTAGTGCAgatctgtccaattactaattctgcataAATATGCttctgaccttcaaattcaacatcgtctactgAACGCATCATAACTCCAAATTagatgaaattgaaatgccaacaaggttAATTTCATTATCTTTccagacatgtaaatactattcaaAACGGAGCTACAGGGTGAATACATGACGAAAATATCAGTAGTAGGTTCATACAATAATTAACTTGGACAAatcttcactaaaacggtaattaatctctctgtaacttcaaatttagtggaatttgtgttggaacaaaattgatttaaaattgttGCCCCCAAAATccattaaggttttgatgataacaaagtattaaatgtacaattggagatactaaaaatttattttaagtgtgcagaactatCATACAGGCAAGTTCTGAAGCAAGACTAGAAGTTGAGTTCTCAGAAGTTCTTGATTTCTCAGAGGATATGAACTTCAGAAGTTATGTGTATTATCAGAGGTTGAAGACCTCAGAACTTGTTAACTCTGAAGCcaatcaaactctgatgattATCTTGAATTGTGTGAAGATTCGAAATTAAGGGTCAACTCttttaccaatgaagaaaaggacctttcaacaTTGATCAGAACAGCTTCTTACATTTTGCCTATCCATAAGGGAGAACGTGACTTGTCTGGTttcttagctgaataaggaaagtcttctctgcaccaggccaaagttactgaaactcttactctgttttAGTAACATCCAAACTTCATCAAGACAGATACAAGAAGACAAAACTTttcttcatcaacggtcatgTGCAACGACTCTATTCTTCAGTAGAAGTGTGTTGCAAAGCATCATCACACGCACGAACAAGCTTTCAATCTTACAATACAAGCTCTCAACCTTTGAACCAAGAAATTCATTTCTTATTCAAAATACTTTGAAGTCTTTGTGTACTCATTGTATTTTATCTTTAAGGTTCTTTAAGAGTATTGTATTACAATCaacaaactttatttactttcttaagtttgagaagtctcttgttgtgtgcttgagcattgtagtgaagtctcttgctgtgtgcttgagcaattgtaatcttgtgtgattatagtgaaatcccttggaagtgcaaggggactggactactctcgttttgtgagaggaaccagtataaatctgTTGTGTGCTTTCTCTCCCTCTGATCTCTGTTATTGTGTTCgcttatttatccgctgctatcTTAGTTAAGTtgagaacttgaaaaagttttaacttatctaaaacacaattcaacccccccttcttgtgttttcacaccttcaattggtatctagagctctggtctgttactttcacttaacaatgagacagtaaagatcgtGAAAACATCATGTCTGGAGAAGAAAGTACACCTAGATCTGGCGCTAGTGGTGCAGGTGAAGGGAGTGGTGGTAAAGCTTCCTTTGGTCATGACTATTTGAATAATGAATCATATGAACACAGTGGCAATAAAAAAGCCCAtgtattcaatggtgatgcttcattatttgaatggtggaaggaaagactttACAGTAACATCACTGCCATTGATCATGAGTTATGGGACTTGGTTGAGCTGAGAGTAACTTTTGAGCATCtgaatgaacatggaaggttatctattgagcatagaaagttacttaCACCAGCTAACCTGAAGCTCTATACTAAGCATCACAGGGTTAAGGACATCGTTGTTGGTGCTAtcagacatgaggattatgtcaagATAGAGAACAAGTCATCTGCTAAATCCATTTTTGACTCCATATGTGCAACATATGATGGTAACGAGAatgttcaagaggctaaagctagtctcttgataagacAGTATGAACTCTTCACCATGGAGAAAGATGAAGATATTGAAACCATGTTCACAAGGTTTCAAACTCTGGTATCTGGTCTCAAGGTGCTGAAGAGAAGTTACACTActtatgaccatgttcagaagattctgagaaatCTTCCTCTTGTGTGGAGACCTAAAGTCACTGCCattgaggaagctcaaaatctcaagaatATGAGTCTTGAGgttctgataagcaatctcagaagccatgagatggttctgaatgctgtcAAGACTCAACTTCTTGATATTgaggaggaatcttctgcagatggccAAGAGGAAGAGATGGGAGAAGATGAATTTGCTCttttcaccaagtttcagcaatgggcTAGGTTCAATAAGAAGAATTTCTGAGGAAATAGCTCAAGAAACTCTAGTGGTAAAAAGGAGGAACAAAAGAACTGCTTCAATTGCAAGAAGCCAGGACATTtcattgctgactgtccagaaatgtcttcCAAGGACAAGAGTAAAAGGTACAACTCCAAGAAGCAACAGTTCAAAGTaagttgaaaaagagtctgatggctacgtttgaagagctatcatctgaagAGAAAgttgaagaggaagaagaagcaaatctgGCACTTATGGCCTCAAcagactcagatgtagactcagatgATGAGCCAGAGTCAGACTCAGAAGTagctgatgaggtattttctgattgCTCTAAAACTCAACTCATAATTGCTCTTAACAAGGTTATTGAGAAGCATCTCAAAGTATTAAGCAAACAAAAACTTTTGCAAGAAAAACTTAATACTCTGAATGCTCAGGAAAGCCACTTTCAAGGTCTGTATCAGCAAACTCTAGACAGAGTGACTGATCTTGAAAAAGGTTGTGCTATTTGCCACAAACCCAGTGATGAGCAGGAAAAGGCTCTtaaacagtttgtgcatctcaataTTGGAAAGAGCAAGGCTGCTAATTtggtttataatgtcatgagacatcaTGGAGAAGgagttggctatgaatatggtagaacatattcaaagctaaaaacCTTTGCCAAAAGAGTTGGAAAATCATTGGTTTACTATGTAGTACCCcaaagtgaagaaggaaagaacttTGGTACTTTGAGGGATGAGACTGTTGACCTAAAAGTTTATGAAGCTGAtggctcagaggaaccaagttcctcaggttCTGGAAAGAGGAGCTCAGAAGATAGAGGTTGTTTAGAGTTGGAGAATGTTAAACCAGATGATCTGAACACTTCAAAATCTGATGCCTCAACTTCTGGAATCAAGGAGACTTCAGTACCTAAAGTAAATCAGCCTAAGAACTTaaagttttttaaaagaaaagaaccaAGTCTCAAACCTCAGAAGCAGTACAAAACTCAAATTATTTATGACTCTAGAATCAGAAGATACAACCAGTCAAATCATTGGATTGGTGATCAATACAGattctggaatcataaacaatctaagtcttggaataataacaatcatcaaacaaaacaaaaatttcaaaaaggttattattccaaaccaaggtcCTCTCCTAATGTTCAACAACAAGGCAAGTACTTCAGAACTAACAAATCTTGACCCAGAAGCAAATGGGTACCAAAGACTGAAATTGTATATCATTCAGATCTGGCATCTAGGAAAGGTTATGTCTTACCTAAGATGTGGAAACAAGTCAGATTGAAAGGAAAGAAAGCATATGTTTTAGACATATGGCTTACAAGTCCTCAAGTATGCAGTCAGAACTTGAGAGAAGAAGATGACTACTGGATGATTTTATTATTAACTGCGAAGAGTTTTATCGCgatgattaaaattatttgtCATACAGCTCACCACTCAAGGAggaatcatgaatcattcatggtatctggacaGTGGATgctcaaggcatatgactggtgagaAACAATTGTTTTCAAAGCTAACTctcaaagaaggaggttctgtagGATTTGGTGGTAACCAAAAAGGGAAAATCAttggtacaggtacagtaggtaattcttctttatctattaatgatgtttggcttgttgatggacttaaacataatctattgagcata from Trifolium pratense cultivar HEN17-A07 linkage group LG1, ARS_RC_1.1, whole genome shotgun sequence includes these protein-coding regions:
- the LOC123894995 gene encoding uncharacterized protein LOC123894995; the protein is MATFEELSSEEKVEEEEEANLALMASTDSDVDSDDEPESDSEVADEVFSDCSKTQLIIALNKVIEKHLKVLSKQKLLQEKLNTLNAQESHFQGLYQQTLDRVTDLEKGCAICHKPSDEQEKALKQFVHLNIGKSKAANLVYNVMRHHGEGVGYEYGRTYSKLKTFAKRVGKSLVYYVVPQSEEGKNFGTLRDETVDLKVYEADGSEEPSSSGSGKRSSEDRGCLELENVKPDDLNTSKSDASTSGIKETSVPKVNQPKNLKFFKRKEPSLKPQKQYKTQIIYDSRIRRYNQSNHWIDLASRKGYVLPKMWKQVRLKGKKAYVLDIWLTSPQLTTQGGIMNHSWYLDSGCSRHMTGEKQLFSKLTLKEGGSVGFGGNQKGKIIGTVVFGKESCTVSKQSDKSIVFKGLRKNNVYKINLSDLNEQKVVCLLTLSEEKWIWHKRLGHAN